Sequence from the Fusobacterium periodonticum 1_1_41FAA genome:
AATCCTGTATTAGCTCCCAATATTAAATTTTCAGTGCGAGGGCTATTTTTATCTTCTAATACATCTATTAAATAAGATATAGCACTTTCAATAGAAGAAATTAAACCATCTATATTTTTTATTTTGAATTTACTTTTTTGCATTAAATCTATATCCAAAGTTATATCGAAATCAAATATTGAATCAGCCATTATATATTCTCTATATACTGGCATAGCTTGCTCTTTTTCTTCCTTACTTGTGTCTCTTTTTTCATCTATATCTCCATAAAAATTTGTTCTTGTATTTGAATAATTATATGTATCTGATACTGACAAACCAAATCTTTTTGATTTTTCTAATTCTTTATTGTTACCAAAAATAATTGATTTTTCAATTTCATTTACTATTCTTTTTATATCGTTTTTTGCTCTCTTTATATCATTATCATTATTGAACTTTTTAGCTATTTCTAATATTCTATTCTTTTCAACTTTAAACTTATCTCTATTATTAATAATGTAATTAACCAATAAAAAATTTACTAAAGCTCCTTTTATACTACTTCCTGGAATATATGGTTTTCCTTGAAAATTTCTTAACATTAATTTTATATCATTCATCTCTTCAATCTCTGGATTAACTCTAAATGGAGCTTTTTTTCTAAATTCCTCTATATTTTTATAAATATCTTTATTTTTTAGAAAATCTATCAATTTTATATTTTTATCTTGCTCATTTTTTTTCAAATTTAAATTTTTTTGGATATAAAATATGTATTCATCAAAAAGATTTTTCTTTATTAAAAAACTAATAAATTTTTCACTATCTATCAAAGTTAGTTCTCCATTTTCTTTATCAAAGACATATTCTTTTTTATCCAATTTAGATTTATAGTCTGCTCCACCTATATGAAGTGGAGTTAAAACTTCAAGTTTCATCTTATACTTTATTATATTACTCATATTTTAACCCCCAGTACAATAGGTTTTCCCATTCTATATATACTATGTTTTCCATGAAGATTCAAATCTAATATTTTACCTTCTGGTTTAAAAGTCAATACTGAACCAGATGAAAGCATATACACTTGTTTTCTTTTTTCAGCTTGTTCACTATATAAAGAACTATTTACAAAACCACTTCTTTTTATTAATTGATAATAGTTTTCACTTTCTTTTATTTTATCTATCTCTTCTTTTTTAGGAGAATAAGACGAAAGAGATAAAAAGTTCTTTTCATCTGAATATAACCCCCTATTTATATAGGCATCTGATTCAGATTCAATAGCATCAAAAGTTTCTCCATCAAAAAACATAGGCTCTTCTCTTCTAAATTGCCCAAATCCTGAGTTTCTTTTTCCACCAATTCCAGTTAAAGCAAGACTGTCTAAAACACCTTGAAATATTTCTTGCCATCTATTATCTTCAGGAATTTTAACTATAAAGTATAGACCTGATTTTTCATTAAATTTAAAAACTTCTATATTATAAAGTTTAGTATCCTCATTTTGTAAAGAAACTTTATTTTTTGTATATAGCTCTTTCTTGCCAAAATCATCATCTATTTCAGGAAAATTTTTTCCAGTTTTTAGAAAAGTTAAGTATTCTCCTAATTTATCTGCTGGAATAAAATTAGTTGCTTTCACTTTTTTTCTATCAACAACTTCTTCTTCATTTTTTTCTATTTCCTGTCTTTGAACACTAATAAAAGGCTTTGGTAAATAAAAATCTGTCGACATATCTTCTTTTTCCTTAAATGGTAACAAATCAGATACTAAAAACTCTCCAGCTTCAGAAATTTTATATAACTCATCGTCATTATATATTTTCATATATTCATTGAATACTGCACTATAGAAAGTATCAGAGTACACACTCATCATTGTTTCTTCCAATGTATTTCCAGAAGCTGTTCCAACATGAATACCATTTTGGAATCTTAGTTTATATAGTAAATAAGACATTATTCCACCTTACTTTCTAACTCTTTTCTAATTTTTTCAATTTCTTTTTCTATTGTTACTAATTCTTTTTTATTTTCTTCTGTATAAGTTTTTAGTTCTAAAGACAGGTTTTTAAATTTTATACGACCATATCCTCTTGTTCCATGTCCTCCAAGATAATCATCTTCTAAAACATCCATCATCAATAAAATGTTTTTCATATCTTCTTCAAATTCTTTAGGATTTTCAACATTATATACAATTTGAAAATCAAATTCTGAACCAGCTGGAACTCTTTCTAATTGTCTTGGGTTTGCTACTCCTTTTGTTCTATCAATAGTATTTTCATATTTAATTTCTGTGTAAGGTAAATCAAATTCAAATTCTTTAAATTCTTCTATGCTCTTGTTAGATAATAAAATATCTTGAAATTGTAATCTTGATGTCATTATTGGATCTGAGCTTCCAAATAATCTTTTTATACAGATATCTTCTTTTTTAATATCTTCTAATTCTAAAGAAGAATGATACTTAGTTCTTGCTAGTAGATATCTCATTTTTCCTTTTAATGATGACCCAGGAATCATTGGTTTGTTAGTCACTGAATCTCTTATAACGATTGTATCTACAGCCCCTATTGCTGAAAAGTCTCCTGATGTCCCTATATGTAAACCTGTAATTAACTTGATTGTTCCTTTTATTAATAATTTTCCTTTTAATGTATACATAAATGCTCTCCTCTCGTAATTAAAATTTTATATAGATTATGATTCATAATATTTCATATACGCAACAATTTCTTCAAGATAACGATAAAATTCATTAAATTTTTTAGCTGACCTTCCTATTTCTTTTATTTTTTCTGATATATAAAATTCATTATCAAATCTTTTTACTTTAGGTTCTCTCCCACATTGATAGATATGTTTTACAAGCAAATATTTTATCTCATTTTCTAATTTTTCAGAGATTTCATCTCCTTTTTTTGTTCTTGTTTCAACTTGTATTTTATTTTTTATAATTACTGCATTAGATAATAGCAATCTCAATTGTGTTGTTGTCACTGTATTTTTTTTATCTTCTTGATACTTCTCTATTTTTTCTTGTACATTTATGTTGTTCATATTTTATTCTCCCCTTTCTTGATAAATTAATATATTAATAGCTGTTAGAATTTGTTTTGCATCCTCTTTATTTTTTAACCATAATAATAGATTTTTCTTAAATTTATCATAGTTTTCTTTATTATTAGTTGTATGATTTATTCTTCCCAAAATATAGGCAAATCTTGCTATATCTAACTTATTAGCATTTTTTGTAAGTCTGCTTACTACTAAATCCATTAATTTATACCATTTTGATTTTCCAATAACTATTCTATCTTTATACTTTTCTTTATCTTCTTCATTCAATACAGTCACAGATTTTATAAATTTATATTTTTCATTTAAAACTTTATCTATAAAAATATCCCAAGTATATATATGATTTAGCTCTGGGCTCATTTCTCCAAATAAAGCAACCGAATCTTTAATAATTTCTCCACTAGAATTTTTATTAGCTTTTGCTAAGCTTTCTAAATTACCTGTTTTTTCAGCCATTTGATGAATAGGATAATTTTCATAGAAGAATCCTATCCCAGCAGATAATGTGATTTTATCATTAGTGAATTCTTTAAATGCTGTTCTTAAATCTATTGCAAATTCTATAGTATCATTCCAAGTTCCTATTGCAAAAATATCATCTCCACCTGAGTAAACTATAACAATATCTCTTGGATTTGAATTGCCCTCACAGATAATATCACAATATTTTTTGAATAACTCATTGGTATCTTTAATGGCGTCTTTTTTTTCAAGTATCAAATTTATTTTTCTTTTAAAAAAATCTGAAAGATATCTTGAAAGAACAACTGATTTTGAAAGAGTTACATTCTTATATGGTTCTTTTGAATTTTTGTTTTCAAATCCTGATTGGAAAAGAGTACCCAAGTTATCAACATCAGCTCTAAAAACAGCTAATCTTTCTATTCCTTTAGCTTTCTTAACTAATTCTTTAAATTCGATAAGATTTTCTCCAATAGTTGCATCCTTGTTCATCACATTGTAGTTTCCTACCCAAATATTTTTACAAAATCTATCTCCAATAGAGTTCGAGTTTATAGCATAATATCTATGAATTTTATTTATATTTCTTAAGATATATTCTTTACTCTTTATTAAAATCTTTACACAAGATTTTGAATATTTAGGAAAAATAAGAGCATTTTCATTTTCTTCACAATTCTCTTCAACTATAAAACTTTCATTACTAGAATGGTATAATCTTGAAATATCCTTTCCTAAATCAATATAACTCTTACATGAATTACATAGTTCTACCCCTGCTTCTTCATCAAAATATTTAGTATTTCTTTCCAATATTTTTTCATCTTCAGGCTTTTTACAAATATTACATTCTTTTGTATAACTTTTTACTTTATTTATAAAACTATCTTCGTCAAGAAGCTCTTTTAATTGATCTAATGAATACCTATTTAATTTAGCCTTAGAAACTTTAGCAGATGTCTTTCTAAATAACTCTCCTATTTTATTTTCATCTTTTATATCTTTACTTAATCCATTACCTAATTCTTCTGCTGAAGTCTCACTATATACCATTTCAAAATAAATCGTTGCTCCTATTTTTTCTAAAATAAAACTATTTATTTTTTCTTTGTATTTCTCCAGAACTTCTTTTGATTTCTCAGTATTAGGTAATAATAGATAAAAATGACTTCCTCCACTATAAAGAAGATTTACTCTTGAAAGTTCTAATTCTGATAAAATTTCATCTATTATATGTTCAGCAAACAATTCTAAATAGAATGACCTTCCTCTCAAAGATTTCATAGCCATTTTTGATGATATTGTATAAATAAAATTTTGTATTCCACTAAATTCACCAGAAACTAAAAGAAATTTTTCTATATTTCTATTTGCTTTTGAAAAATATTCTTTTTGATAGTCTTTAGTTCCTTTTTCTTTATCGTAAAGATAAAAACAAGCTGCTACTGCTGCTGTCAATTTTACATGATCATAATATGACACATCAGGAGTATCGACATAAAAACTTGATGGAAAATAAGAGCAACATACTTCTAATATTATTGCTAATTTCTCAGGATTTAGGTTTTCCTTAAAACTACTTAATTTTTTTTGTATGTAGTCCAAAACTTTTTTATAATCTGAATTTGTTAATTTTATGGCATGTGATGTTGGCATATTAAAATTGTTTCTATCAAAGTCAAAAAACTTAAAAGTTTTTTTGATATTATTTTTTTCCTCTTTTACGACATTAAAGATGGAATTTAGATTATCCATCTCATTCCCTTTTGTTCCCTCATCTTCATATTTTTCACAATCCATACCTGAAGCAATATTATTAGCTTCATAGACTATATAAGCTAATGAATCCTCTTTAAGTTTTGCAGACGATAAATATTTTTTATGATGGTAATTCATTATATTATAAACTTCTTTGTACTTCTCCTCTAATAAATTATTTTCTTTTAAATAATTAGAGCCTGCAATTGAATATTCATTTTTGTCTAAACCAGCTCTTCTTACAATTTTTCCAATATCATGAAGCAAAGCTCCTAATTGAAGACAAATTAATTTCTCATCCATTTAACCCTCCCCCTTAAAAATATTATTTTGCTTGCTTTTACATTATACTATATTTTCTATTTTTTTTAAAACAATTTATTTTTAGAATATAAGTTATTTATTTTATTTGTATTATTTTTAAATTTTATAATTTTTTTTATTACATAGTAAAATTATAAAAAGAATTTTTTGAAATGCGGATAACTTTTATTGAAATTATCAAAAGGCTTTTCTATAAGAATATTTGAATGTTTTTTATTTTTTTACTTTTTAAGATTTCTTTTCATTTCTTTAAAAAAATGTTA
This genomic interval carries:
- the csm5 gene encoding type III-A CRISPR-associated RAMP protein Csm5; amino-acid sequence: MSNIIKYKMKLEVLTPLHIGGADYKSKLDKKEYVFDKENGELTLIDSEKFISFLIKKNLFDEYIFYIQKNLNLKKNEQDKNIKLIDFLKNKDIYKNIEEFRKKAPFRVNPEIEEMNDIKLMLRNFQGKPYIPGSSIKGALVNFLLVNYIINNRDKFKVEKNRILEIAKKFNNDNDIKRAKNDIKRIVNEIEKSIIFGNNKELEKSKRFGLSVSDTYNYSNTRTNFYGDIDEKRDTSKEEKEQAMPVYREYIMADSIFDFDITLDIDLMQKSKFKIKNIDGLISSIESAISYLIDVLEDKNSPRTENLILGANTGFLQKTIVYALFEDEKERLEVIKKLLHTKKGDKIKDHLNDKFAPRVLNRIKINNKNLLAGLVKIMKVEEKNVGTN
- the csm4 gene encoding type III-A CRISPR-associated RAMP protein Csm4 — protein: MSYLLYKLRFQNGIHVGTASGNTLEETMMSVYSDTFYSAVFNEYMKIYNDDELYKISEAGEFLVSDLLPFKEKEDMSTDFYLPKPFISVQRQEIEKNEEEVVDRKKVKATNFIPADKLGEYLTFLKTGKNFPEIDDDFGKKELYTKNKVSLQNEDTKLYNIEVFKFNEKSGLYFIVKIPEDNRWQEIFQGVLDSLALTGIGGKRNSGFGQFRREEPMFFDGETFDAIESESDAYINRGLYSDEKNFLSLSSYSPKKEEIDKIKESENYYQLIKRSGFVNSSLYSEQAEKRKQVYMLSSGSVLTFKPEGKILDLNLHGKHSIYRMGKPIVLGVKI
- the csm3 gene encoding type III-A CRISPR-associated RAMP protein Csm3; this encodes MYTLKGKLLIKGTIKLITGLHIGTSGDFSAIGAVDTIVIRDSVTNKPMIPGSSLKGKMRYLLARTKYHSSLELEDIKKEDICIKRLFGSSDPIMTSRLQFQDILLSNKSIEEFKEFEFDLPYTEIKYENTIDRTKGVANPRQLERVPAGSEFDFQIVYNVENPKEFEEDMKNILLMMDVLEDDYLGGHGTRGYGRIKFKNLSLELKTYTEENKKELVTIEKEIEKIRKELESKVE
- the csm2 gene encoding type III-A CRISPR-associated protein Csm2, producing the protein MNNINVQEKIEKYQEDKKNTVTTTQLRLLLSNAVIIKNKIQVETRTKKGDEISEKLENEIKYLLVKHIYQCGREPKVKRFDNEFYISEKIKEIGRSAKKFNEFYRYLEEIVAYMKYYES
- the cas10 gene encoding type III-A CRISPR-associated protein Cas10/Csm1, giving the protein MDEKLICLQLGALLHDIGKIVRRAGLDKNEYSIAGSNYLKENNLLEEKYKEVYNIMNYHHKKYLSSAKLKEDSLAYIVYEANNIASGMDCEKYEDEGTKGNEMDNLNSIFNVVKEEKNNIKKTFKFFDFDRNNFNMPTSHAIKLTNSDYKKVLDYIQKKLSSFKENLNPEKLAIILEVCCSYFPSSFYVDTPDVSYYDHVKLTAAVAACFYLYDKEKGTKDYQKEYFSKANRNIEKFLLVSGEFSGIQNFIYTISSKMAMKSLRGRSFYLELFAEHIIDEILSELELSRVNLLYSGGSHFYLLLPNTEKSKEVLEKYKEKINSFILEKIGATIYFEMVYSETSAEELGNGLSKDIKDENKIGELFRKTSAKVSKAKLNRYSLDQLKELLDEDSFINKVKSYTKECNICKKPEDEKILERNTKYFDEEAGVELCNSCKSYIDLGKDISRLYHSSNESFIVEENCEENENALIFPKYSKSCVKILIKSKEYILRNINKIHRYYAINSNSIGDRFCKNIWVGNYNVMNKDATIGENLIEFKELVKKAKGIERLAVFRADVDNLGTLFQSGFENKNSKEPYKNVTLSKSVVLSRYLSDFFKRKINLILEKKDAIKDTNELFKKYCDIICEGNSNPRDIVIVYSGGDDIFAIGTWNDTIEFAIDLRTAFKEFTNDKITLSAGIGFFYENYPIHQMAEKTGNLESLAKANKNSSGEIIKDSVALFGEMSPELNHIYTWDIFIDKVLNEKYKFIKSVTVLNEEDKEKYKDRIVIGKSKWYKLMDLVVSRLTKNANKLDIARFAYILGRINHTTNNKENYDKFKKNLLLWLKNKEDAKQILTAINILIYQERGE